The sequence below is a genomic window from Halolamina litorea.
GGCGGCTTCGCCCGCGCCGACGACTTCCAGCCCGTCCGGGGCCGCCCAGTGGACACGTGGCGCTCCTCGCCCGGCGAGGAACGCACGGAACGACACGTCCGGAACCTCCCGGCTCCGACCGACGAACGTCGTCTCTGCCGGGTCGAGACCGGTCTGCCGCGGTGACTCCATCTACCCCTCTTTCACTACGGGCGGCCCTAACTGTACCGTTCCTCGTTCCACGGGTTCGCGCTGTCGGAGTAGCCCCGCTTCTCCCAGTAGCCCAGTTCCGCCTCGGTGAGGAACTCGACGCCCTTCACCCACTTCGCCCCCTTGTAGGCGTACTTGTGCGGGGTGACGACGCGGAGCGGTCCGCCGTGGTCGGCGGGCAGGGGTTCACCGTCGAACTCCCACGTGAACAGCACCTCCCGTCGGTCGCACTCCGCCAGCGTGAGGTCGGTCGTGTAGCCGTCGTGGGCGTGGAACATCACGTGCTCGGCGTCGTCGTCGACCCCGACGGCGTCGACGAGTTCGGGGAACGGCAGCCCCGTGAACTCGCAGTCGAACTTCGACCAACCGGTCACGCAGTGGAAGTCCTGCGTCTGGGTCTCCGGGGCCAGGTCCATGAACTCGGCCGCGGAGAACTCCCGTTCCTCCTCGACGGCGCCCGAGACGGTGACTGTCCAGTCGTCGTCGACTTTCGGCGTGTTCCCCTTCGAGAGCACCGGGAAGCTCTCGGTCTTTCGCTGGCCCGGCGGCAGTCGTTCGTCGCCGAACTCCTCGTAGAGCCCGGTCACGTCCGTAGTCATACTCGAACGGAGCGGGCCCGCTCACCTATGGTTATCGGATGCGGCCCATCGACACCCGGATCAGCGCGCGTTGGCCGGCGTAGACGGGGCTCTGCCGCCGCCACGCCGCGCCAACGAGCTTATATACTCGGTGGGCCAAACTCCCCTGACAGATGCCGAAGGTCGATCTCAACGTCCCCGAACACCTGGAGATGCAAATCGCACAGCTCGTCGAACAGGGCGAGTTCGTCGACCGCAACGAAGCCGTCGAGGAACTCCTTTCGACGGGACTGAAAGCCTACAAAACAAGCGGCCCGATGGACGACGAGGAGCCCGAGTTCGAGGACGAGGGCATGATGGGCCACGAGGACGAGTACGTCTTCTGACCCCCGAGTTTTCGAGGCCGCTCACCCCCGATGAGCCTCGGCGCCGCCGTTCGTGGCCGTTCGTGTGACTCCCACCCAATAACGTTTAACCCCCGGAACCGCGTGGAACAGGTATGCACAAGGACGAACTGCTCGAACTCCACGAACAGATGGTCATCATCATGGAGAACTTCCGGGACCGTGAGGACATCGAGGCCGGCACCTTCGACGAGTACGACGAACTCGACGTTGACCCCTCCCACGTCCACAAATCGAAGAGCGAACACAAACACGCCGTCTTCGTGCTCGGAAACGCGCTCGCGTCCGCCATGAGCGACGACGAGTTCTCCTCGGCCGGCCGGATCGGCAAGCGCATGCAGGAGCTGGCAGACGACGCCGAGAGCCGCCTGTAGATGACCGACCCGGCCCGGCTCGACCGCGCCCGCCGGGTCGCCGACCTGCTCGACGGCGCGTTCTCGCTCCCCGTTGTCGGCGAGATCGGCTTAGACGGCCTCCTGGGCCTGCTCCCGATCGTCGGCGACTGGGTCACCGCGGTGCCGGCGCTGTACATCGTCTATCAGGGCTACCGGCTCGGCCTCCCACGGCTCACGCTCGCGGTGATGCTGCTCCGGGTCGGCGTCGACGCCGTCGCCGGCAGCGTCCCGGTGTTCGGCGACCTGCTCGACATCACGTGGAAGGCGAACCGTCGGAACGTCGCCCGGATCGAGCGCCACCTCGACGGCGCGTAGGGACTGCCGTCGTTCTCCGTTGGGTTTATCGAACCGCTCGCTGAACGCCCGTTCATGTCCTCCACGAACGCCCAACCGAGCGACCGGGCCCTCACCCTGCTCGGCGCCGGCTCGGCCGTCATGCAGACCGTCGCGTTCACCGCCGTCGGCGTACTCTCCCTCGAAAGCATCCCCTACGGCGTCGTCGCCGGCGGTTTCGGCGGCGTCGGCGCGTTCCTCTTCCTCCCGTGGTTCCTCGGCCTCACGGCCGCACAGGAAGCTGGTGACGCCGGACTCGGGGCGGCCGCCGAGCGCGTCTCGCGAAGCACCGGACCGGGCATGCTCGGCCTCGGCTTCGAACTCGGGGCCATCACCGTGCTCGCGCTGGGGTTCGTGACCGGCCCCGACCTCCTGTTGGGGGCTGCGAGTGGGCTCGTCGTCGCCGTCGCCGTCTACCTCGTCGGCTCGTTCGTGATCGGTCGGTAGGAACGATGAACGACGAGCCTGACCCCGGCGGGACGACGCCCGATGGGACCGACCTGGGGAGCTTCGGCCGTCGGCTCGCGAAAACC
It includes:
- a CDS encoding sulfite oxidase-like oxidoreductase, whose product is MTTDVTGLYEEFGDERLPPGQRKTESFPVLSKGNTPKVDDDWTVTVSGAVEEEREFSAAEFMDLAPETQTQDFHCVTGWSKFDCEFTGLPFPELVDAVGVDDDAEHVMFHAHDGYTTDLTLAECDRREVLFTWEFDGEPLPADHGGPLRVVTPHKYAYKGAKWVKGVEFLTEAELGYWEKRGYSDSANPWNEERYS
- a CDS encoding DUF7120 family protein: MPKVDLNVPEHLEMQIAQLVEQGEFVDRNEAVEELLSTGLKAYKTSGPMDDEEPEFEDEGMMGHEDEYVF
- a CDS encoding UPF0058 family protein, translated to MHKDELLELHEQMVIIMENFRDREDIEAGTFDEYDELDVDPSHVHKSKSEHKHAVFVLGNALASAMSDDEFSSAGRIGKRMQELADDAESRL
- a CDS encoding DUF4112 domain-containing protein, coding for MTDPARLDRARRVADLLDGAFSLPVVGEIGLDGLLGLLPIVGDWVTAVPALYIVYQGYRLGLPRLTLAVMLLRVGVDAVAGSVPVFGDLLDITWKANRRNVARIERHLDGA